A genome region from Anaerolineae bacterium includes the following:
- a CDS encoding GtrA family protein: MHIGALMSQPARRREATRFLKFATVGTLGAAIDYGVLNLLILVAGFPKFWANCCSFTVAVLSNFVWNRLWTFPESRERPLGSQLVQFAFINVIGLGINQVIFLSVDRYVLGLGGVWAPLTTQLSSAVGIGAAVLAYNLSKACATVVALFWNFGGNRLVTYRGL, encoded by the coding sequence ATGCATATTGGGGCTTTGATGTCGCAGCCGGCCAGGCGACGGGAGGCCACCCGCTTCCTCAAGTTCGCTACGGTGGGCACCCTGGGGGCAGCTATAGACTACGGGGTGCTGAACCTGCTCATATTGGTGGCGGGGTTTCCCAAGTTCTGGGCCAATTGCTGTTCCTTCACCGTGGCTGTACTCAGCAACTTCGTCTGGAACCGGCTGTGGACCTTCCCCGAGTCCAGGGAGCGACCTCTGGGGTCCCAGTTGGTGCAATTCGCCTTCATCAACGTCATCGGCCTGGGGATCAACCAGGTGATCTTCCTGTCGGTAGATCGCTACGTCTTGGGCCTCGGGGGCGTGTGGGCGCCGCTCACGACGCAGCTATCGTCCGCGGTGGGCATCGGCGCGGCTGTGCTCGCTTACAACCTCTCCAAAGCCTGTGCCACGGTGGTGGCGCTGTTCTGGAACTTTGGAGGTAACCGCCTGGTGACCTACCGAGGCCTGTGA
- a CDS encoding O-antigen ligase family protein — translation MSRGDLRAGAARAWTAGMGVVLAGLLAAVPLQMAAIVAAVPLGILVAVVPQLLLLGLPLAVPLEQRLSLGLAGIRLGPVELLIGAAVVAWLARAVAARRLSWTAGAVGWALLVWLWVMGLSLTSALSLSAGLVEASKWLEVLALVVVLPALLPRSQVRYLIWALAIAGALSALLGLYQFATGTGPEGFLLLGRFMRAYGTFQQPNPFAAHLGLSLPFAAGWALAAATTRHERLALLTLTGIMVLGILASWSRGAWLALAASVALMAALLRPRLATAGAVLLLITGPLWIGPMASTALAQRALGMTGSVTGLNVARVEPTDDNWAVVERLAHWQAAWYMFEDDPWLGVGAGNYEVVYGRYAVPRWSDPLGHAHNYYLNALAETGLLGLTAYLALGVVAWISLLRGWRSAADSTARALVLAAVGTLAYLTVHSVVDNLYVHGMQVLVGLALAVPVLGRPATDGAPEPKRERCILGL, via the coding sequence ATGAGCCGGGGAGACCTGCGGGCGGGGGCCGCGCGAGCCTGGACGGCGGGGATGGGGGTCGTCCTGGCCGGGCTTCTGGCGGCGGTGCCCCTGCAGATGGCGGCTATCGTCGCCGCGGTGCCTCTGGGGATCCTGGTTGCAGTTGTGCCGCAGTTGCTCCTGCTGGGGCTTCCCCTGGCAGTGCCCCTGGAGCAACGGTTGTCGCTGGGGCTGGCGGGGATCCGGTTGGGGCCGGTCGAGCTGCTCATCGGGGCGGCGGTGGTTGCCTGGCTGGCTCGTGCGGTGGCCGCGCGTCGGCTGAGCTGGACCGCGGGCGCGGTCGGGTGGGCCCTCCTGGTGTGGCTCTGGGTGATGGGGCTCTCCCTCACGAGCGCCCTCTCTCTGAGCGCCGGCCTGGTCGAGGCGAGCAAGTGGCTGGAGGTGCTGGCCCTGGTGGTGGTGCTTCCTGCGCTCTTGCCCCGGTCGCAGGTCCGCTACCTGATCTGGGCTCTGGCGATCGCGGGTGCCCTTTCGGCTCTCCTGGGTCTGTACCAGTTCGCCACTGGGACGGGCCCGGAGGGCTTCCTCCTCCTGGGGCGCTTCATGCGGGCTTACGGCACCTTCCAGCAGCCCAATCCCTTTGCTGCTCACCTGGGCCTGTCGCTACCCTTCGCCGCCGGCTGGGCCCTGGCGGCGGCCACGACGCGACACGAGAGGCTGGCTCTGCTGACGCTGACCGGCATCATGGTACTGGGCATTCTGGCAAGCTGGTCTCGCGGCGCCTGGTTGGCCCTGGCCGCGTCCGTGGCGCTGATGGCCGCCCTGCTGCGGCCACGGTTGGCCACGGCAGGTGCGGTGCTGCTGCTGATCACTGGCCCCTTGTGGATCGGGCCGATGGCTTCCACCGCCCTGGCGCAGCGGGCCCTGGGGATGACGGGCTCCGTCACCGGGTTGAACGTGGCCAGGGTGGAGCCCACCGACGACAACTGGGCCGTGGTGGAGAGGCTGGCCCACTGGCAGGCGGCCTGGTACATGTTCGAGGACGACCCCTGGCTGGGCGTGGGCGCGGGCAACTACGAGGTGGTCTACGGGCGCTACGCTGTTCCTCGCTGGTCTGACCCTCTCGGACACGCCCACAACTACTACCTGAACGCGCTGGCGGAGACGGGGCTGCTGGGCCTGACGGCGTATCTGGCTCTTGGCGTGGTGGCGTGGATCAGCCTGCTCCGCGGCTGGCGCAGCGCTGCCGATTCCACGGCAAGGGCGCTGGTTCTTGCGGCAGTCGGCACCCTGGCGTACCTTACGGTCCACAGCGTGGTAGATAACCTCTACGTGCACGGGATGCAGGTTCTGGTCGGGCTGGCCCTGGCGGTCCCGGTCCTGGGACGTCCGGCGACGGACGGCGCACCCGAGCCCAAGAGAGAGCGATGCATATTGGGGCTTTGA
- a CDS encoding SDR family oxidoreductase — protein MRVLITGGAGFIGSHLCELFLDRGHEAIAMDNLITGNVENLEGLIGRRGFTFIDYDVTNYVHVPGPLDAILHLASLPSPVDYLRLPIKTLKVGALGTHKTLGLARAKGARYLLASTSEVYGDPKVHPQREDYWGNVNPVGPRGVYDESKRFAEAMTMAYHRAHGIETRIARIFNTYGPRMRLDDGRVVPNFIKQALLGEPLTVYDDGSRTRSFCYVSDLVEGMYRLLLSDEVEPVNLGNPGEMTVLELAQRVKAATGSASEIVFVRPQDNRTKDDPQMRRPDITRAQTLLGWSPKVGIDEGLRLTVEYFRTRVR, from the coding sequence ATGAGAGTGCTGATCACGGGCGGCGCGGGGTTCATCGGTTCCCATCTGTGCGAGCTGTTCCTGGACCGCGGGCACGAAGCTATCGCCATGGACAACCTCATCACCGGGAACGTCGAGAACCTGGAGGGGCTCATAGGGCGCCGAGGGTTCACTTTCATCGACTACGATGTGACTAACTACGTCCACGTGCCCGGACCCCTGGACGCTATCCTGCACCTGGCCTCACTGCCCAGCCCAGTGGACTATCTGCGGCTGCCTATCAAGACGCTGAAGGTGGGCGCCCTGGGGACTCACAAGACACTGGGCCTTGCTCGCGCCAAGGGTGCGCGCTACCTCCTTGCCTCCACCAGCGAAGTCTACGGTGACCCAAAGGTGCACCCGCAGCGGGAGGACTACTGGGGCAACGTCAACCCGGTCGGCCCGCGCGGCGTGTACGACGAGTCCAAGCGTTTCGCCGAAGCCATGACTATGGCCTACCATCGGGCGCACGGGATTGAGACCCGGATAGCCCGTATCTTCAACACTTACGGCCCGCGGATGCGCCTGGACGACGGGCGAGTGGTGCCCAACTTCATCAAGCAGGCGCTCCTGGGCGAACCTCTGACGGTCTACGACGACGGCTCCCGAACCCGATCCTTCTGCTACGTGTCGGACCTGGTGGAGGGGATGTACCGCCTGCTGCTGTCCGACGAGGTAGAGCCGGTGAACCTGGGCAACCCCGGCGAGATGACTGTGCTGGAGCTGGCTCAGAGGGTGAAGGCGGCTACCGGGTCTGCGTCCGAGATCGTGTTCGTCCGGCCGCAGGATAACCGCACCAAGGACGACCCCCAGATGCGGCGGCCCGACATCACCAGGGCGCAGACGCTGCTCGGCTGGAGCCCGAAGGTGGGCATAGACGAGGGCTTGCGCCTCACGGTCGAGTACTTCCGGACTCGCGTACGCTGA